One part of the Trichoplusia ni isolate ovarian cell line Hi5 chromosome 2, tn1, whole genome shotgun sequence genome encodes these proteins:
- the LOC113506417 gene encoding probable U3 small nucleolar RNA-associated protein 11, which yields MSSWKKAAKANQKTHKERHQPESRKHLGLLEKKKDYKKRADDYHEKGETLKLLRKRTLDKNPDEFYYHMINSKVKKGEHYEKEKEDEHTPEQVKLMQTQDIKYINMKRTIESRWINRMQAQLHMTDIADATPNKHTFFVDEGEEKDFDLAKRLDTHPAFLGRKTNRPRISDLDKLNLPEIDEKTLESMKKKKEKLYNELSKRIEREKELMVIQRKMELKRHLQDAKELKPKRVKKGSKSAAPEYKFQYVRKK from the exons ATGTCTTCCTGGAAAAAGGCCGCTAAGGCCAACCAGAAGACTCACAAAGAGCGTCACCAGCCCGAATCAAGAAAACACTTGGGTCTTTTGGAGAAGAAGAAAGATTACAAGAAGCGAGCTGATGACTACCATGAGAAGGGTGAGACGTTGAAGCTGCTGAGGAAGCGGACCCTTGACAAGAATCCCGATGAGTTTTACTACCATATGATCAATTCTAAAGTGAAAAAGGGG GAACATTATGAGAAAGAAAAAGAGGATGAGCATACTCCAGAGCAGGTGAAGCTGATGCAGACGCAGGACATAAAGTACATTAACATGAAGAGGACTATTGAGAGCCGTTGGATCAACAGGATGCAA GCTCAACTCCACATGACCGACATAGCAGATGCAACACCCAATAAACACACATTCTTTGTGGACGAAGGAGAAGAGAAAGACTTTGATCTAGCCAAGAGACTGGACACGCACCCAGCATTCCTGGGAAGGAAGACTAACAGACCTAGGATATCAGATCTAGACAAATTAAACTTACCAGAAATTGATGAAAAg ACACTGGAATCaatgaaaaagaagaaagagaAGTTGTACAATGAGCTCTCAAAGAGAATAGAAAGGGAGAAAGAGTTAATGGTGATACAGAGGAAGATGGAATTAAAGCGACATCTACAGGATGCAAAAGAATTGAAACCAAAGAGAGTaaaaaaaggttcaaagtcTGCAGCACCTGAGTATAAGTTCCAATATGTTAGGAAGAAGTGA